One window from the genome of Pedobacter schmidteae encodes:
- a CDS encoding enoyl-CoA hydratase/isomerase family protein — translation MNTIKVTIKDRLSLITLDRGKSNALNREMITELNEMLNNIAGDPNIGGVIITGKEPFFSAGLDLIELYNYNEEEAKSFWHLFLNFVTNITSFKKPLVAAINGHSPAGGCVIALACDYRVMAEGKYIIGLNEVPVGIIVPNSIFNLYAFWLGTANASRSLLEGKLFSPEEARQIGLVDELVNPASIITAAERKIRIYMGMERNTWEQSKLSIRKDLIASTSADQSEALNNMLKQWWAPSTRNILKTIIDNLQKK, via the coding sequence ATGAATACGATAAAAGTAACTATAAAAGACCGCTTAAGCCTGATTACCTTAGACAGGGGCAAGTCCAATGCCCTGAACAGGGAAATGATCACCGAGCTGAATGAAATGCTCAACAACATAGCCGGCGATCCGAATATTGGCGGCGTCATCATCACCGGAAAAGAACCTTTCTTTTCGGCGGGACTTGACCTCATTGAATTGTATAACTACAATGAGGAAGAAGCCAAATCTTTCTGGCACTTGTTCCTGAATTTTGTTACCAATATCACGTCATTTAAAAAACCCCTTGTAGCAGCCATAAACGGACATAGTCCGGCCGGAGGTTGTGTGATTGCCCTGGCATGCGACTACCGCGTAATGGCCGAAGGCAAATACATCATCGGCTTAAATGAGGTCCCCGTAGGAATTATTGTACCCAACAGCATATTTAACCTGTATGCTTTCTGGTTGGGCACAGCAAATGCTTCACGCAGCCTGTTGGAAGGAAAACTATTCAGCCCTGAGGAAGCACGTCAGATAGGCCTGGTTGATGAATTGGTTAATCCGGCAAGCATTATTACCGCCGCCGAGCGCAAAATAAGGATATATATGGGCATGGAACGCAATACCTGGGAACAAAGTAAGCTCAGCATCAGAAAAGACCTGATAGCCAGCACCAGTGCCGATCAAAGTGAGGCGCTTAACAACATGCTCAAACAATGGTGGGCACCAAGTACCCGCAACATATTGAAAACCATTATTGATAACCTGCAAAAAAAATAA
- a CDS encoding SDR family oxidoreductase, with protein MFNQPMLRDDALKGKTIVVTGGGTGLGKAMGTYFLKLGANLIITSRKIDVLQKTALEMEQETGGKVLALACDVREYEQVENVLTETLKTFGRVDGLLNNAAGNFISPTERLSANAFSSIIDIVLKGSVNCTLAFGKHWIKEKQAASILNIVTTYAFTGSAYVVPSACAKGGVLAMTRSLAVEWGKYGIRTNAIAPGPFPTKGAWERLLPGDLAQKFDFKNRVPLKRVGEHQELANLAAFLISDFAGYINGEVITIDGGEWLQGAGQFNGLEAIPNEMWDAFEQMTRSAKGS; from the coding sequence ATGTTTAATCAGCCTATGTTAAGAGACGATGCCTTAAAGGGCAAGACAATAGTAGTTACCGGAGGTGGAACCGGTCTGGGCAAAGCAATGGGGACTTACTTCCTTAAGTTAGGCGCCAACCTGATCATCACCAGTCGTAAAATTGATGTGCTGCAAAAAACAGCACTTGAAATGGAGCAGGAAACCGGTGGAAAAGTACTGGCCCTTGCCTGTGATGTAAGGGAGTACGAACAGGTAGAAAATGTGCTGACCGAAACCCTGAAAACTTTTGGCAGGGTTGATGGTTTACTCAATAACGCCGCAGGTAACTTTATATCGCCTACCGAGCGCCTATCGGCAAATGCATTTTCCAGCATCATCGATATTGTATTAAAAGGCTCCGTAAATTGCACCCTGGCATTTGGCAAACACTGGATAAAAGAAAAACAAGCTGCAAGTATATTAAATATTGTAACCACCTATGCCTTTACAGGTTCGGCCTATGTAGTACCTTCGGCCTGCGCAAAAGGAGGTGTATTGGCCATGACCCGTTCACTAGCCGTAGAATGGGGGAAATATGGTATTCGTACCAATGCCATTGCCCCCGGACCATTTCCAACCAAAGGAGCATGGGAACGCCTGTTGCCCGGCGACCTGGCCCAAAAATTCGACTTTAAAAACCGTGTTCCGCTAAAACGTGTTGGCGAACATCAGGAACTGGCCAATCTTGCAGCCTTTCTGATCAGCGACTTTGCAGGATACATCAATGGCGAGGTCATTACTATTGATGGAGGAGAATGGTTGCAGGGTGCAGGTCAGTTTAATGGTCTTGAAGCCATACCCAACGAAATGTGGGATGCTTTTGAACAAATGACCCGATCAGCCAAAGGAAGTTGA
- a CDS encoding 3-oxoacyl-ACP synthase III family protein: MQRSKIAGIGYYVPKNVYTNNDLSRFMETSDEWIQERTGIKERRFADRLEETTTTMGVEAAKIAIERAGITAQDIDFIIFATLSPDYYFPGCGVLLQREMKMKEVGALDIRNQCSGFVYALSVADQFIKTGMYKNILVVGSEKHSFAMDFETRSRNVSVIFGDGAGAVVLQPTQKEGQGILSTHLHSDGADAELLAMFYPGSNANKWLDNKPGYPDQELGGLFMTAEQLESGAALPYMDGPAVFKKAVVKFPEVINEALKANDLTAADIDMLVPHQANLRISQYVQQLLGLPDDKVFNNIQKYGNTTAASVPIALCEAWEAGKIKEGDLVCLAAFGSGFTWGSALIRW; the protein is encoded by the coding sequence ATGCAGCGTTCAAAGATTGCCGGAATAGGTTACTACGTTCCCAAAAATGTTTATACCAATAACGATTTATCGCGGTTTATGGAAACCAGTGATGAATGGATACAGGAACGGACTGGAATTAAGGAGCGCAGATTTGCCGACAGACTGGAAGAAACTACTACCACAATGGGGGTGGAAGCTGCTAAGATTGCCATTGAACGTGCAGGTATTACGGCACAGGATATCGATTTTATTATTTTTGCCACCTTAAGTCCGGATTATTATTTTCCGGGATGTGGTGTTTTGCTGCAGCGCGAAATGAAAATGAAGGAAGTTGGTGCATTGGATATCCGCAATCAGTGCTCGGGCTTTGTATATGCATTGTCAGTTGCCGATCAGTTCATTAAGACAGGAATGTATAAGAATATTCTGGTTGTTGGAAGTGAAAAGCACTCTTTTGCAATGGATTTTGAAACACGTAGCAGAAACGTTTCTGTTATTTTTGGAGATGGTGCCGGTGCAGTAGTATTGCAGCCTACGCAAAAAGAGGGGCAGGGAATTTTGAGCACACATTTGCATAGTGATGGCGCCGATGCGGAGTTACTGGCCATGTTTTACCCGGGCTCAAATGCCAATAAGTGGCTGGACAACAAGCCGGGTTATCCCGATCAGGAATTGGGAGGCTTGTTTATGACTGCCGAGCAATTGGAGAGCGGTGCTGCATTGCCTTATATGGATGGGCCAGCGGTATTTAAAAAAGCGGTAGTTAAGTTCCCGGAGGTGATCAATGAGGCTTTAAAGGCGAACGATTTAACAGCCGCGGATATTGACATGCTGGTACCTCATCAGGCCAATTTACGGATTAGTCAATATGTGCAGCAATTGCTGGGCCTGCCTGATGATAAAGTCTTCAACAACATTCAAAAATACGGTAACACTACTGCTGCATCAGTACCTATTGCCCTCTGCGAGGCATGGGAAGCAGGTAAAATTAAAGAAGGCGACCTGGTATGCCTGGCCGCTTTTGGTTCTGGTTTTACCTGGGGTAGTGCGTTAATCAGGTGGTAA
- a CDS encoding ATP-dependent Clp protease adaptor ClpS has product MSTETKEETFTLEEILTSLKTVHRLILWNDDVNTFDHVIHCMMKYLDYSEHQAEKIAWEVHNKGKCAVLEGSFTEMEVYRKILQQEGLTVTVD; this is encoded by the coding sequence ATGTCAACAGAAACAAAAGAGGAAACATTTACATTAGAGGAAATACTGACTTCATTAAAAACTGTTCATCGTTTAATCCTTTGGAATGATGACGTGAATACATTTGACCATGTGATCCATTGCATGATGAAATACCTGGATTATTCCGAGCACCAGGCCGAAAAAATTGCCTGGGAAGTGCACAATAAAGGTAAATGTGCCGTATTGGAAGGCTCTTTTACAGAAATGGAAGTGTACCGCAAAATCCTGCAACAGGAAGGGCTTACGGTTACCGTAGATTAG
- a CDS encoding thioredoxin family protein yields MINYNHIFNLEGMSYPAYRNLITELLNVGKTTGTDHAEAMLHYTKMNVQRMNRVDKTVQLTKGLFEALNAVEGTYRFLVISEGWCGDAAQIVPVFDKMATAFPDKFELKFVLRDANLPLIDAHLTNGGRAIPVLLVLNESGDVVAKWGPRPRVLQGLLAEWKSQESDMMALAEKLHGWYAKDKTAVTQDELTSVVANLR; encoded by the coding sequence ATGATCAACTATAATCACATTTTTAATTTAGAAGGAATGAGCTATCCGGCTTACCGGAATTTGATTACTGAGTTATTGAACGTTGGAAAAACCACCGGGACAGACCATGCTGAAGCGATGTTGCATTATACTAAAATGAATGTGCAACGGATGAACAGGGTTGATAAAACGGTTCAACTGACAAAAGGATTGTTTGAAGCTTTAAATGCTGTTGAGGGGACTTATCGCTTTCTGGTGATTTCTGAAGGTTGGTGCGGTGATGCTGCACAGATTGTGCCGGTATTTGATAAGATGGCCACCGCTTTTCCGGATAAGTTTGAACTGAAATTTGTGCTTAGAGATGCGAACCTGCCACTAATTGATGCACACCTTACCAATGGTGGACGGGCGATTCCGGTATTGTTGGTGCTGAATGAAAGTGGAGACGTAGTGGCTAAATGGGGACCAAGACCCCGGGTACTGCAAGGGCTTTTGGCCGAATGGAAAAGTCAGGAAAGCGATATGATGGCGCTTGCCGAGAAACTTCATGGATGGTATGCTAAAGATAAAACTGCTGTTACCCAGGATGAACTGACCAGTGTGGTGGCTAATCTACGGTAA
- a CDS encoding TonB-dependent receptor domain-containing protein, which yields MTNFACKVLLLALAICTATVKINAQTTDNGKITAKIVDAQSNETIPFASAMVINRKTKAVVKGVQADVNGNLLLNALPKGVFTFKVSYVGYQTMVRDSVSISDTQTEVNLGTVKMKPAKGTALKEVAITAQKSTMQLGIDKKVFSVDQSLVSEGGSASDLLQNVPSVQTDVDGNVSLRGSTGVKVLIDGKPSLIAGGDVAQILQSIPASSIETVEVITNPSAKYDAEGQSGIINIVLKRNKKLGLNGNVALTAGNRDNYNGNTSLSFQNNKINLYGNYGYRYGNRPGGGFNNIEYKHPEQTANLARTNQTMSSTGLDKSHNVKAGIDYYLTAKDILSLSGGFNSRNQKEGDLTMIYKYDPSGNPLDFGSRDNSNLGSGNSYDLNFDYSHKFKKQGEELTFNFGYSTGNNDRFQEYNTTTYSRAGLPVNEVELLRNVNDGDNSNYNIQADYTLPMGKLGKIETGYRSQIRYSDNQTNATKFNSSTGYYAPQYGLSNLFDSKDQVHALYLNYQNQYKNFGYQIGFRGEDALLNTNSGGFDDDGNVTYMPGKISYLRLYPSIYLTQKFSGEQQIQGSYSRRVNRPRPWDTNPFTDYSNPSNWRRGNPNLLPEDVHSFELSYSKFWPKVTLISTAYMRRTNDLIQRIRSTPDDNGVIISTPQNLTRQLSSGFEFISKVEIAKAWNFTANVNLYHSDIAAVPAYQIDGNSGFNWNTNVTNNFVLPYGITLQVKGEYESDEIMAQGKRNANWTADAGAKYDFPGKKASLSFNVRDVFNTRKWNMEFEDDNTKTEFQRRRYGPVGNLTFSYRFGKTTFMKKSKKQDQEMRSDEESF from the coding sequence ATGACGAATTTCGCCTGCAAAGTTCTGCTTTTAGCGCTTGCTATTTGTACTGCCACTGTAAAAATTAATGCACAAACTACCGATAACGGAAAAATAACCGCCAAAATTGTAGATGCCCAAAGTAATGAGACCATTCCCTTTGCTTCGGCAATGGTCATCAACCGGAAAACCAAAGCCGTTGTAAAAGGCGTGCAGGCCGATGTAAATGGGAATCTATTGCTCAATGCACTTCCTAAGGGTGTATTTACCTTCAAAGTAAGCTATGTAGGTTATCAAACCATGGTAAGGGATTCTGTTTCTATTTCGGATACGCAAACCGAAGTCAACCTGGGTACCGTTAAAATGAAGCCAGCCAAAGGAACCGCATTAAAAGAAGTTGCCATTACCGCGCAAAAGAGTACCATGCAGCTAGGTATCGATAAAAAAGTATTTTCGGTAGACCAAAGTCTGGTCTCTGAAGGCGGCTCCGCATCAGACCTGTTGCAAAACGTACCATCCGTACAAACCGACGTAGATGGAAATGTTAGCTTAAGGGGCTCTACCGGTGTAAAAGTGCTCATCGATGGCAAACCTTCATTAATTGCAGGTGGCGATGTTGCTCAGATTCTCCAATCGATACCGGCAAGCTCTATTGAAACAGTCGAAGTAATTACCAATCCATCTGCAAAATACGACGCAGAAGGGCAGTCCGGGATCATTAATATTGTATTAAAAAGAAACAAAAAACTGGGTCTAAATGGCAATGTAGCCTTAACAGCGGGCAACAGGGACAATTATAATGGAAACACAAGTTTGAGTTTCCAGAATAACAAAATAAACCTCTACGGAAATTATGGCTATCGTTATGGCAATCGTCCGGGTGGTGGATTTAACAACATCGAATATAAACACCCGGAACAAACTGCTAACCTGGCCCGCACCAACCAGACCATGAGTTCTACAGGACTAGATAAAAGTCACAATGTGAAAGCAGGAATAGATTATTATCTGACTGCCAAAGACATTCTGAGTTTATCGGGAGGTTTCAACAGCAGAAATCAGAAAGAAGGCGATCTGACCATGATCTATAAATATGATCCATCTGGAAATCCGCTTGATTTCGGCAGTAGGGATAACAGCAATTTGGGCTCGGGAAATAGTTACGATCTAAATTTTGATTACAGCCACAAATTTAAAAAACAAGGAGAAGAACTGACCTTCAACTTCGGTTATTCGACTGGAAATAACGACAGATTTCAGGAGTACAATACCACTACTTATAGTCGTGCAGGTCTACCTGTGAATGAAGTTGAATTGCTGAGAAATGTAAACGATGGCGACAACAGCAATTACAACATTCAGGCTGATTACACCCTACCCATGGGTAAATTGGGTAAAATCGAGACCGGCTACCGCAGCCAGATCCGTTATTCAGATAACCAAACCAATGCTACAAAATTCAACAGCAGCACAGGCTACTATGCCCCACAGTATGGACTCTCCAACCTGTTTGATAGTAAAGACCAGGTACATGCCTTATATTTAAATTATCAAAACCAGTATAAAAACTTTGGTTACCAGATTGGATTCAGAGGAGAAGACGCCCTATTAAATACCAACTCTGGTGGATTTGACGACGATGGAAATGTAACCTATATGCCAGGCAAAATCTCTTATCTTCGCTTGTACCCAAGCATTTACCTGACGCAGAAATTTAGCGGAGAGCAGCAAATACAGGGAAGCTATTCCAGAAGGGTAAACAGACCAAGGCCCTGGGATACCAATCCATTTACAGATTATTCAAATCCATCAAACTGGCGACGCGGTAATCCAAACCTGCTTCCCGAAGATGTACACTCTTTTGAATTGAGCTACAGCAAATTCTGGCCTAAGGTTACTTTAATTTCAACCGCATACATGCGCCGTACCAATGATCTGATCCAACGGATAAGGTCTACACCTGATGACAATGGCGTAATCATTAGTACACCTCAAAACTTAACAAGACAGTTGTCCAGTGGATTTGAATTCATCAGTAAAGTTGAAATCGCAAAAGCCTGGAACTTTACCGCCAATGTAAACCTATACCACAGCGATATTGCCGCTGTGCCGGCTTATCAAATAGATGGCAACTCGGGTTTCAACTGGAATACCAATGTAACCAACAACTTTGTGTTGCCATATGGCATTACTTTGCAAGTGAAGGGCGAATACGAATCTGATGAAATCATGGCACAAGGCAAAAGAAATGCTAACTGGACAGCCGATGCAGGGGCAAAGTATGACTTCCCGGGTAAAAAAGCATCACTCAGTTTTAATGTAAGAGATGTGTTCAATACCCGCAAATGGAACATGGAATTTGAAGACGACAATACCAAAACCGAATTTCAAAGAAGAAGATACGGCCCGGTGGGAAATCTAACCTTTTCTTATCGATTTGGAAAAACTACCTTTATGAAAAAGAGTAAGAAACAAGACCAGGAGATGCGTTCCGACGAAGAATCCTTTTAA
- a CDS encoding outer membrane beta-barrel protein, with translation MKKPLILIFTLLLSLAGLTNLHAARAEKGTITGKVIEEVGALPIPSAVVAVYEADAERPLLTTSTDENGFFKFNALKLGTYKVKVSFVGFTALTVNEVILTEKSFERNLGTLKLSSEQNNLSEVTITAEKPVIEFAADKITYNVDKSILAEGSTATDILKNVPMVQVDIEGKATIAGKRSTRIFIDGKPSDYMTSNISDLLNVLPSDAIEKIEVMTNPPARYSGDGEGIINIVMKKGFAIGFNGNAGITAGLQGNTNMNTNASYRSKNYSLTGSAAYRTNVGKSTSHSYRENFDLVKDTTFYYDNYGNNRNNSNGGNFRAGLDWDISPQQNLRVSTNFNTNNSDSRAGTDFNFLSEELALKRVRNQLSTANGNSHNLVFSADYSLKATESGEKLTMGITYNNNSNDNLRLLDQHYTLPTTLRPSLRENTDGVGNNGLTVNLDYDKPIFKKRDQLEAGLAYTQRKNDNDMLVRDFNFATQEYVIAEKLSNQFLYNERIVAGYTSYNYKGKSIGVKAGLRTELTDVDFDLSTGSNYNIKPYLSFFPNISVNHFFKKRYNIGATYSVRINRPRENTLNPQINNNDTLNVSFGNPGLIPAYTHQMDISFGAFGEKWSFTPRLSYSTSSGVIERYRSVNVVNGVATSETTYYNVGSNDIFGLVLIGNYRPNKKLSANANFTLTQSKYKSSLNSALNRDGLSLRSALGLSMQLPLRTAFEANINYANNVNAQGRAKGSVTSSMAARKAFLKNRLSTRITVSDPFGSRNNTLFSEGINFRMQSYSTSNTSNVTLSVNYRFTKIKKVPTPPKAQ, from the coding sequence TTGAAAAAACCATTAATTCTCATTTTTACATTGCTGCTATCACTTGCCGGACTAACCAACCTGCATGCAGCAAGAGCCGAAAAAGGTACCATTACCGGAAAGGTAATTGAAGAGGTAGGGGCGCTCCCTATCCCTTCGGCTGTAGTAGCGGTTTATGAAGCCGATGCAGAACGGCCGTTGCTGACTACATCGACAGATGAAAATGGGTTCTTTAAGTTCAACGCCTTAAAATTGGGCACCTACAAAGTAAAAGTGAGCTTTGTAGGCTTTACCGCTTTAACGGTGAATGAGGTTATCCTTACCGAAAAAAGCTTTGAGCGTAACCTGGGAACGCTAAAGCTGAGCAGCGAACAAAATAACCTGAGCGAAGTAACCATTACTGCCGAGAAACCGGTGATAGAGTTTGCGGCCGACAAGATTACCTATAATGTCGACAAATCCATTTTGGCCGAAGGCAGCACCGCTACTGACATCCTTAAAAATGTACCTATGGTGCAGGTTGACATTGAAGGCAAAGCGACAATAGCAGGAAAACGTTCGACCAGAATTTTTATTGATGGCAAACCTTCTGACTACATGACTTCTAACATCTCAGATCTGTTAAATGTGCTTCCTTCTGATGCCATTGAAAAGATTGAGGTGATGACCAACCCTCCCGCCAGGTATTCGGGAGATGGAGAGGGCATTATCAATATTGTAATGAAAAAGGGCTTCGCAATCGGTTTTAATGGGAATGCCGGGATCACTGCGGGGCTACAAGGCAATACCAATATGAATACCAACGCCTCCTATCGTAGCAAAAATTATTCGCTAACCGGCAGTGCGGCCTACAGGACCAATGTGGGCAAAAGCACCTCACATTCCTACCGCGAAAACTTCGATCTTGTTAAAGACACCACCTTTTACTATGACAATTACGGCAACAACCGGAACAATAGCAATGGCGGAAATTTCAGGGCCGGACTGGACTGGGACATCAGCCCTCAGCAAAACCTGCGTGTAAGCACCAATTTCAACACCAACAATAGCGACAGCAGGGCCGGTACGGATTTTAATTTCCTGAGTGAAGAACTTGCCTTAAAACGGGTACGTAACCAACTGAGCACAGCGAATGGAAACAGCCATAATTTGGTATTTAGTGCCGATTATAGTTTAAAGGCCACAGAGAGTGGCGAAAAGCTGACTATGGGTATCACCTATAATAACAATTCCAATGACAATTTAAGGCTACTGGATCAGCACTATACCCTCCCAACCACATTAAGGCCATCACTTAGAGAGAATACCGATGGAGTGGGAAACAATGGGTTGACCGTTAATCTGGATTATGATAAGCCAATATTTAAAAAACGGGATCAGCTGGAAGCCGGTTTGGCCTATACCCAACGAAAAAATGACAACGATATGCTGGTCAGGGATTTCAATTTTGCTACACAGGAATACGTAATTGCCGAAAAACTGAGTAACCAGTTTTTATACAACGAACGGATCGTGGCAGGATACACCTCCTACAACTATAAAGGAAAAAGTATTGGCGTAAAAGCAGGTCTCAGAACCGAGCTTACGGACGTTGATTTTGACCTTTCAACCGGGAGCAACTACAACATCAAACCTTACCTTAGCTTCTTCCCTAATATCTCTGTCAATCATTTCTTCAAAAAAAGATACAATATCGGGGCCACCTACAGTGTACGAATAAACCGGCCAAGGGAAAATACGCTGAACCCTCAGATCAATAACAATGATACCCTGAACGTGTCATTTGGTAATCCGGGTCTAATACCTGCCTATACCCATCAAATGGACATCAGCTTTGGTGCATTCGGCGAAAAATGGTCCTTTACCCCACGCCTCTCTTACTCTACCAGCAGCGGTGTAATTGAACGCTACCGTTCGGTAAATGTGGTGAACGGTGTGGCTACCTCCGAAACAACCTACTATAATGTAGGTTCCAATGATATCTTCGGTCTGGTACTGATTGGAAACTACAGGCCAAACAAAAAACTATCGGCCAATGCCAATTTTACGCTTACCCAAAGCAAGTATAAATCATCGTTAAACAGTGCCCTTAACAGAGATGGATTAAGCCTAAGGAGTGCGCTGGGCCTTTCTATGCAACTTCCACTCCGAACAGCCTTTGAAGCCAATATCAATTATGCCAATAATGTAAATGCGCAAGGCAGAGCAAAAGGTTCGGTAACCAGTAGCATGGCAGCCCGAAAAGCTTTTCTCAAAAACAGGTTAAGCACACGCATTACCGTTTCTGATCCTTTTGGCAGCCGCAACAACACCTTGTTTAGTGAGGGTATAAATTTCCGGATGCAAAGTTATTCGACCAGTAATACCAGCAATGTAACCCTAAGCGTCAATTACCGTTTTACAAAAATTAAAAAAGTGCCTACTCCACCCAAAGCGCAATAG